The Nothobranchius furzeri strain GRZ-AD chromosome 6, NfurGRZ-RIMD1, whole genome shotgun sequence genome includes a region encoding these proteins:
- the LOC107390299 gene encoding sterile alpha motif domain-containing protein 14 isoform X2, with the protein MRGSSPSPDLLGSSRSPAFSFDASLVRRSPEDGGLSLAAPPKGRYKQLTNATSHEALVTPNSSPSKSCPSSDSSPAYMRRNRRPDSEVLVSDRSRDTSPVDPGSPTVIFDKKTKRRFLDLGVTLRRSYIRVRKDKSNRLSVGSREPSESPSRSSGSFVSFSWFTEGRGSFSSSGTPPCSPKIAPLSPQRPCKSHSQESALSEEFSPLHTSTSTSPPLPIVESSSRSSHPYQTLSQSSDEPGDEPSSSMSSWTTQEVCQWLHGLHMDQYVPEFSAREIDGEQLLQMDGSKLKSLGVLSSSDRSALKRCIKDIQSAAEKERKALDKLEKQKEKQRRKDLEQRRN; encoded by the exons ATGAGAGGCTCCTCCCCCTCTCCTGATTTGCTGGGGTCCTCCCGAAGCCCTGCCTTCTCCTTTGATGCATCGCTG gtacGACGCTCTCCAGAGGATGGAGGCCTTTCATTGGCTGCTCCACCAAAGGGTCGGTACAAACAGCTGACCAATGCAACATCTCATGAGGCTTTGGTGACACCAAACAGCTCACCATCTAAATCCTGCCCATCCTCCGACAGCTCACCTGCCTACATGAGGAGGAACAGAAGGCCCGACAGCGAAG TTCTGGTTTCTGATAGGAGTCGAGACACAAGTCCAGTAGATCCTGGAAGTCCAACTGTCATTTTTGACAAAAAGACAAAGAGACGCTTCTTAGATCTGGG GGTGACACTCAGACGTTCCTACATCAGAGTGAGGAAAGATAAATCCAACAGGCTCTCTGTAGGCAGCAG AGAGCCGTCTGAGAGTCCATCTCGCTCCTCTGGATCTTTTGTCTCTTTCTCCTGGTTCACTGAAGGTCGAGGATCATTTTCCTCCTCTGGGACTCCTCCATGTTCACCCAAAATAGCACCACTGAGCCCACAGAGGCCCTGCAAGTCCCACTCCCAG GAGTCCGCCCTCAGTGAGGAGTTTTCTCCTCTCCACACATCCACTTCcacatctcctcctcttcctATTGTCGAGTCCTCCTCTAGATCCTCTCATCCATACCAGACCCTGTCTCAGTCCTCCGATGAG CCTGGTGATGAACCATCCTCCTCCATGTCCTCCTGGACAACTCAGGAGGTCTGTCAGTGGCTCCATGGCCTCCACATGGACCAGTATGTTCCAGAGTTCAGTGCCAGAGAAATTgatggagagcagctgctgcagatggACGGCAGCAAGCTGAAG AGTCTGGGTGTCCTTAGTTCATCAGATCGCAGCGCTCTGAAGCGTTGCATCAAAGACATCCAAAGTGCAGCAGAGAAGGAGAGAAAAGCTTTGGACAAGCTGGAGAAACAAAAGGAAAAACAACGAAGGAAAGATCTGGAGCAACGGAGGAACTGA
- the LOC107390299 gene encoding sterile alpha motif domain-containing protein 14 isoform X1, with the protein MSAGLDDSDSVFDLNEAVPETELLDNTIQKGRAQLSIKTRRHRPSRSRYRDSVSSTEGDDGFDRKDSPVQSTRSPLHLTMRGSSPSPDLLGSSRSPAFSFDASLVRRSPEDGGLSLAAPPKGRYKQLTNATSHEALVTPNSSPSKSCPSSDSSPAYMRRNRRPDSEVLVSDRSRDTSPVDPGSPTVIFDKKTKRRFLDLGVTLRRSYIRVRKDKSNRLSVGSREPSESPSRSSGSFVSFSWFTEGRGSFSSSGTPPCSPKIAPLSPQRPCKSHSQESALSEEFSPLHTSTSTSPPLPIVESSSRSSHPYQTLSQSSDEPGDEPSSSMSSWTTQEVCQWLHGLHMDQYVPEFSAREIDGEQLLQMDGSKLKSLGVLSSSDRSALKRCIKDIQSAAEKERKALDKLEKQKEKQRRKDLEQRRN; encoded by the exons ATGTCTGCAGGCCTGGATGATAGTGACAGCGTGTTCG ACCTGAACGAGGCAGTCCCAGAAACGGAGCTGCTGGACAACACCATCCAGAAAGGCAGAGCTCAGCTGTCCATCAAAACACGGAGGCACCGCCCCTCACGGTCCCGTTACCGTGACAGCGTGAGCTCCACAGAGGGTGACGACGGCTTTGACAGAAAG GACAGTCCAGTTCAGTCTACCCGCTCACCTTTACACCTGACCATGAGAGGCTCCTCCCCCTCTCCTGATTTGCTGGGGTCCTCCCGAAGCCCTGCCTTCTCCTTTGATGCATCGCTG gtacGACGCTCTCCAGAGGATGGAGGCCTTTCATTGGCTGCTCCACCAAAGGGTCGGTACAAACAGCTGACCAATGCAACATCTCATGAGGCTTTGGTGACACCAAACAGCTCACCATCTAAATCCTGCCCATCCTCCGACAGCTCACCTGCCTACATGAGGAGGAACAGAAGGCCCGACAGCGAAG TTCTGGTTTCTGATAGGAGTCGAGACACAAGTCCAGTAGATCCTGGAAGTCCAACTGTCATTTTTGACAAAAAGACAAAGAGACGCTTCTTAGATCTGGG GGTGACACTCAGACGTTCCTACATCAGAGTGAGGAAAGATAAATCCAACAGGCTCTCTGTAGGCAGCAG AGAGCCGTCTGAGAGTCCATCTCGCTCCTCTGGATCTTTTGTCTCTTTCTCCTGGTTCACTGAAGGTCGAGGATCATTTTCCTCCTCTGGGACTCCTCCATGTTCACCCAAAATAGCACCACTGAGCCCACAGAGGCCCTGCAAGTCCCACTCCCAG GAGTCCGCCCTCAGTGAGGAGTTTTCTCCTCTCCACACATCCACTTCcacatctcctcctcttcctATTGTCGAGTCCTCCTCTAGATCCTCTCATCCATACCAGACCCTGTCTCAGTCCTCCGATGAG CCTGGTGATGAACCATCCTCCTCCATGTCCTCCTGGACAACTCAGGAGGTCTGTCAGTGGCTCCATGGCCTCCACATGGACCAGTATGTTCCAGAGTTCAGTGCCAGAGAAATTgatggagagcagctgctgcagatggACGGCAGCAAGCTGAAG AGTCTGGGTGTCCTTAGTTCATCAGATCGCAGCGCTCTGAAGCGTTGCATCAAAGACATCCAAAGTGCAGCAGAGAAGGAGAGAAAAGCTTTGGACAAGCTGGAGAAACAAAAGGAAAAACAACGAAGGAAAGATCTGGAGCAACGGAGGAACTGA